The Anaerohalosphaeraceae bacterium genomic interval GACGGACTGCTGGGGCTGGCCCGGCAGGGTGCGGATGTCCAAATGAAGCCGGCAGGTATCGGGAACGATGTTGGGGGCTGTTCCGGCGTGGAGCTGATTGATGCTCATCGTGCAGGGCCCCAGACGAGGGTGCGGGGGTTGCGGGATTGACCAGCCGAAAAGCCGATTGAGCAGCGGAAGCATTTTTTCGATGGCGTTGATGCCCTGTTTGGGCATCGAGCCGTGGGCGCTGCGGCCGTATGTGGTGATTTGCAGCCAGAGCAGCCCGCGGTGAGCGGTGAGGATTTTCAGATTGGTCGGTTCGGGCAGGATGATGCCGGCCAGCGGGCCGATTGTTTGGGCGGCGGATTGAACAAAGCGGTTGGCTCCGCAGCTGTCGGTTTCTTCGCCGGCGGTTGCGGCCAGGATGACATCACCCTGCAGCGCCAGGCCGGCGGAGGCAATTTCGGCGAGTGCCGCCGACGCAGCGGCCAGACCGCCGAGCATATCGACAGCGCCGCGGCCTAAAATGTGTCCGTTTTGTTCAAGGCCCGCAAATGGTTCGAAGGTCCATTGGGATGGGTCCGCCGGCACCACATCCAGATGGGCGGCCAGAAGCAGGCCGGGTTTCTGTCCGGTGGAGGGCAGGCGGGCAATGACGTTGGCTCGGTTTTCGTTCCAGATGTCTGCATCGGCCTGGATGCCGTGAGTCCGGAAATACCGCACGAGCACCTCAGCGGCCCTGCGTTCCCCGTTGTCGGCCGTCGGTGCGGCCCGAATCAATTGCTTGAGCAGTTCGTTCATAGGTCTTGTACTATACCGCCGAAAAGAAAAAGTTCCAGTCTGAAGGTGGGGTTGCGGGGGAATGAAAGGAATCTGCGGGGGCAAAAATGTGGATAGGGTTTTCATTCTCTTTTTTCCCCGCCCTTGCGGGCGGGGCTATTCGATGCTGCCCGTTTTCGCTCTTCGCTGAAGCTTCGAAGGACAAGTCGGGGGAAAGACTGGATTCCCGCCTTTGCGGGAATGACCGAGGCCTTTGCGGGAATGGCAGGGGCTTTCGGGGGGAAAGACGGAGGATACGTAGGAATGATGGAG includes:
- a CDS encoding M20 family metallopeptidase is translated as MNELLKQLIRAAPTADNGERRAAEVLVRYFRTHGIQADADIWNENRANVIARLPSTGQKPGLLLAAHLDVVPADPSQWTFEPFAGLEQNGHILGRGAVDMLGGLAAASAALAEIASAGLALQGDVILAATAGEETDSCGANRFVQSAAQTIGPLAGIILPEPTNLKILTAHRGLLWLQITTYGRSAHGSMPKQGINAIEKMLPLLNRLFGWSIPQPPHPRLGPCTMSINQLHAGTAPNIVPDTCRLHLDIRTLPGQPQQSVIQQIQTFLEEQKARDPNFRAEVSILRQCEAMATPPNSPFVQTVCRAVQTSQTDVAVFTTDGPHFLPLCPDIIILGPGNPTACHKPDEAVNIDDLAAARRMYVQIIRALAQ